The Spirosoma sp. SC4-14 DNA window GTGGTCGAACGACCGGGTTTATTGATAGGTTGATTGAATGATTGAGGAGTTGCCAAATGGCCTACGATGAAGAGAAGACCGATTATGATTGTTTTCATGGCGTTTTTTTTGACAAATGTACCGGGCTAATTGCTGGCACATTTTACCCGTATGCGCCAACCCATTACCATTTCGCGCCAGCCATAAAAGCGTAGCGGAACGTTGCCGTATCTTTACGTCATGCAAGACTATCAGAAACGTTTAGCACTTAGTTTGCTGGCTTATGCCGTTCAGAAAAACATTAATGTCGAACAACTTTGTGAACGATCGGGAGTAGATATCAAGACATTGCGCTCGGAAACAAGTACCGATTTCTCGACCCAGCAGTTTAGTGCACTTTGGCTGGTGGCAACAGAGTTAAGCCGTGATCCGTTCTTTGGGTTGCATTTTGGCGAATCGCTGCAACTGACGGCGTTGGGCGTGGTTGGTGAATTACTTCGGCACAGTCGCACCATCGGTGAAGCACTAACGCATGCGGCTGGTTTTGGGCACTTGGTTACCGATATGATGACAATGGAAATGGAACGTGCTGAGCAGTCATTTACACTTCGGTTCATACCCGATCATGATCGCCAAATCGCCTATCCAGAGCTATTTCGACAGGTTATGGACTTTTTTATGGCTTTTGCCCTACATGAGGTCGATGGCCTGATTTTGCGGAAAATGAACCCATCGGTAGTGAAAATGGCACACGGGCAAACGAAGCTATACGAATACCAGCGCGTGCTGCGGTGCCCGATTATTCAGCGTAGCGATACATATAGTATGGAGTTTGCCAGTGACTACTGGGACGAGCCTATTTTAACGGCCGATTATGAATTACAGCGTGTTCTACTCCGAAAAGTGAGTACCCTGAACGATGCCTTTGCCAACACGCAGGTACTCAGCGAACGCATCAACAGATACCTGCTTGCTAATGCTTATATGGGCGTTCCGACGCTCGATGCCATTGCCGCTAATCTGAACGTTAGTAGTCGTAGTTTGCAGCGTAAATTGCAGGAAGAAGGCGTAACCTACCAGCAACTGACCGACTCGATGCGGAAATCACTGGCTTTGCACTACCTGAAGTCGGGAAATTATCCGGTAAAAGAAGTATCGTATATTCTGGGATACAACGAACTGAGTGCCTTTAATCGGGCATTTCGACGCTGGACCGGCACTACTCCGGCTAGTTATCAGAAAAAGTATAGTTAGAGATTGCGTAATAGCATAATAGCCGTTCACGCAATCTCCAGAACTATTCAACTCTTTCCATGCCTGTTGGGGCACTAATTCACTTCTGGGCTCGTCTGCGATTGTACCGCGGATGCGCGAGGTTAGCGTCTGCGACGCTCAAAACTATTTATACCCTCGCGTCTATGACGCGGCCCATACTCATTTGCATATTGGCTCGCTCCCGTAGCAGTTCGGTTGGGCGGAAGCGTTCGCCGTACTGATCGGCTAATCGGTCGAGCGTTTGAACGAAGGTGTCGACGCCTACGAAGTCGGCAAACGACAAGGCTCCTCCGGTATAAGCCGGAAAACCCCAGCCCAGAATCGAGCCCAGGTCGGCATCCAGCTTTGTGCGGACGACCTTTTCTTCAAAACAACGAACCGCTTCAATGGCCTGCCGATACAGCAGCCGTGTTTTCACTTCATCGAGTGTTGGTTGATTATCTGTTTGGGGATACAAATCGGCTAAACCAGCCCACAGGCTTTTCGGCTGGCCCTCTGGATAATCATAAAAACCTGCTTTCGCTTTTTTGCCTAACCGACCCAGTTCAACAAACTGCCGGGAAACCTGATAGCTGGTATCCGCTTCGCCGATAGCCCCATCACTGACGCCCTGGGCCGCAATTTTATAGACCAGATCAAGAGCTACTTCGTCAGTTACGGCCAGAGGGCCAACGGGCATACCAGCATCTTTTCCCGCATTTTCGATCAGAATTGGGCTAACGCCGTCTTTCAGCAACTCCATACCTTCCGACGAATAGGTGCCGAAGCAACGTGATGTATAGAACCCACGGGAATCGTTCACCACAATCGGCGTTTTCCGAATCTTGCGTGTATAGTCGATAGCCACTGCCAGGGCGTAGTTGGAGGTTTGTTTGCCCATGATGATTTCCACAAGCATCATCTTGTCGACGGGCGAGAAGAAGTGAATACCGATAAAGTTTTCGGGTTTAGCGGCTGCCTGGGCGAGGCCGCTGATTGGAAGCGTTGAGGTATTAGAACCAAAAACACCTGTATCTGGCGCTAACATCGGCTCGGCTTCTGTTGTGACCTGTGCTTTGAGTTCCCGTTTTTCGAAAACCGCTTCAATTATTAGGTCGCAGCCCTGTAGGTCCTGGGCATCGGCGGTCGGTTTAATGAGGTTGAGAATGCCGTCGACCTTGAGTGGGTCTACTTTACCGCGTTCGACACCTTTTTTTAGCAAACTGCGCGAGTAATCCTTACCTTTTTCGGCTGCTTCGATCGACACATCTTTCAGAACGACCTCAATGCCGGCCTGCGCCGACACATAGGCAATACCCGCGCCCATCATACCCGCACCCAATATGCCTAGTTTTTTGACATCGGTCTTCGGAACATCTTTTGGCCGACTGGCGCCTTTGTTGGCTTCGTTCAGGCCCAGAAACATAGTCTGGATCAGATTTTTGGCCACTTTCGACGTTGCGACGTTCACAAAATGGCGCGCTTCGATAGTCAGCGCCCGGTCAATATTGACCTGCAACCCTTCATATACACAGGCCATAATTTCGAGTGGGGCCGGATAATTGCCTTTCGTCTTATCCATCATCATGGCCGTACCGACACTGAACGCCTGGGCACCCGTAACACTCTGCACGTTACCGCCCGGCACCTTGAAATTATCTTTCCCAACAATTTTGCCAGTCTTACGGTCAATTTCGTCCCAGGGTTTCAGTGGTTTGGGGTTAGCGGCAATCCAGTTTTTGGCTTTTGTCAGCAGATCGGCGGGCGTATCGGCAATCTCGTCGATCATACCCAGGGTTTTGGCTTCCTGAACACCCACTTTTTTCCCTTCCAGAATGAGCGACAAAGCTGCCTGAATACCAATCATGCGTGGTAAGCGTTGTGTACCACCAGCACCGGGCAACAGACCGATGGTTACTTCAACCAGCCCGATTAACGTTTTAGGATTGTTGAGAGCGACTCGATGATGACAGGCCAGACAAATTTCGTAGCCTCCACCAAGAGCCGTACCGTTGATGGCCGCAACGGTTGGTTTTCCCGATGTTTCGATGCGCCGAAAAATGCGGTTCAGTTCGGCCGAAACCTTTAGCATTTCGGCCGGATCTTTATCGTTGTTGCGCAAAATCATTTTCAGATCGGCACCCGCCACAAATTCGGGTTTAGCTGATGTGATAATGATACCTTGCACGGAATCATCGGCGAATGCTTTCTGTAGAGCCGCTTCAAACTGCGGGATCGATTCGTCGTTGAGAACGTTCATCGGGGCCGACGTCATTTCCCACGAAATGATGGCCACGTTGTTATCGATACTATAGTTAATCATACGAAAGTTCTTTTGTAACTTTACTTAACAAATTGTGCTGTATTATGGGAGCAGTTCGCCTTATACAAAAGCCTGAGAATGGTCAGCTCATTATCAACGTTCCTGATGAGATGCGTGACCAGACGCTGGTTGTTGAATTTCATCCAATTTGGGAGGAGCAATCACAGGAAAAAACGCTTGCTGAGATTTCGCGGGCTTTTTTTGAAAAACTACCTGCACCCGACCCCAATCTTAATTGGGATGAATTAAATGTTTATAAGCAGTAATATCTTCATCGATAGCTCTGTTTTGGTTGAATGGGCTAAGCAGACAGAAGTAGAACTGTTTAATTATTTAACAACTGCTACTCAATACAATCTTTGTATCAATCAGATTGTATTGAGCGAATTTACGTACTACTGGCTGGCTATAGAAGGTAAAAAGCTCCGGTAACCTTAAAACGGGATGCCGTTATCCCCGATTTAATAGCGAAACATAGTCCAGGTGATCTTTTAGCAAAATTTGTGTTTCTGCAGCCTGGGCAGGCAGTTGTCCCGCTGTATCTTCATTATATGGAGCAATACAATCTTTTGCCTAACGATGCATTGATACTGGCCACATGCAAACTGAATGATGGTACCTTCATCGCCAGTCATGATAGGGATTTCGCTACAGCCTGCCATCCTGAAGGCATTCGGTTAATCCGTTCCAGTAGGGATCTGGCTAATTAACGCGTTCGAAAATAGTAGCGATGCCCATACCGCCACCAATACAAAGGGAAGCCAGACCGACCTGCTTACCCGAACGTTCGAGCTCGTCGAGAAGGGTAGCCGAAATGATGGCTCCCGTAGCGCCCAGCGGATGGCCCAGGGCAATGGCTCCGCCGTTGACATTGAGTTGGCTATGATCAACGCCCAGTTCGTCCATAAATAGCAGTGGAACGGCGGCAAAGGCTTCGTTTACTTCGAACAGATCAATATCGCTGATGCTCATGCCTGCCCGTTTGAGTACTTTTCGGGTTGCCGGGACTGGTCCAGTAAGCATAATAGTCGGTTCCGAACCGACTATGGCAAAAGCCTTGATACGGGCGCGGGGTTTCAATCCTGCTTTCTCGCCAAATTCTTTACTGCCAATCAACACACCGGCCGCACCATCGACGATCTGCGACGAATTCCCCGCGTGATGAACGTGATTGATTTTATCGAACTGAGCATATTTAAGCAGCGCCAGCGCATCCAGTCCCATTTGCCCCATCGTTTCGAATGAAGGTTTTAGCTTACTCAGGCTTTCGACTGTAGTGCCGGGCCGTACACCTTCGTCGCGATCGAGAAGGGTTACGCCTATTTCATCTTTGATTGGAACCAGGGTTTTCTGAAACCGATGATCGGCTTGTGCGTCGACCGCCCGACGATATGATTCGGCCGCAAAACTGTCGACATCGTGTCGTGAGTAGCCGTATTT harbors:
- a CDS encoding AraC family transcriptional regulator ligand-binding domain-containing protein gives rise to the protein MQDYQKRLALSLLAYAVQKNINVEQLCERSGVDIKTLRSETSTDFSTQQFSALWLVATELSRDPFFGLHFGESLQLTALGVVGELLRHSRTIGEALTHAAGFGHLVTDMMTMEMERAEQSFTLRFIPDHDRQIAYPELFRQVMDFFMAFALHEVDGLILRKMNPSVVKMAHGQTKLYEYQRVLRCPIIQRSDTYSMEFASDYWDEPILTADYELQRVLLRKVSTLNDAFANTQVLSERINRYLLANAYMGVPTLDAIAANLNVSSRSLQRKLQEEGVTYQQLTDSMRKSLALHYLKSGNYPVKEVSYILGYNELSAFNRAFRRWTGTTPASYQKKYS
- a CDS encoding acetyl-CoA C-acetyltransferase encodes the protein MAEAFIYDAVRTPRGRGKSDGALHDVQPIQLLTSVLRELRDRNPFDTSLIDDVIMGCVTPIGEQGADIARTAALEAGYAESVAGVQLNRFCSSGLEAINMASAYVMSGQVDAIVAGGVESMSRVPMGSDGGALFMNPQIVARHNIVPQGISADLIATKYGYSRHDVDSFAAESYRRAVDAQADHRFQKTLVPIKDEIGVTLLDRDEGVRPGTTVESLSKLKPSFETMGQMGLDALALLKYAQFDKINHVHHAGNSSQIVDGAAGVLIGSKEFGEKAGLKPRARIKAFAIVGSEPTIMLTGPVPATRKVLKRAGMSISDIDLFEVNEAFAAVPLLFMDELGVDHSQLNVNGGAIALGHPLGATGAIISATLLDELERSGKQVGLASLCIGGGMGIATIFERVN
- a CDS encoding PIN domain-containing protein, whose product is MFLQPGQAVVPLYLHYMEQYNLLPNDALILATCKLNDGTFIASHDRDFATACHPEGIRLIRSSRDLAN
- a CDS encoding 3-hydroxyacyl-CoA dehydrogenase NAD-binding domain-containing protein; protein product: MINYSIDNNVAIISWEMTSAPMNVLNDESIPQFEAALQKAFADDSVQGIIITSAKPEFVAGADLKMILRNNDKDPAEMLKVSAELNRIFRRIETSGKPTVAAINGTALGGGYEICLACHHRVALNNPKTLIGLVEVTIGLLPGAGGTQRLPRMIGIQAALSLILEGKKVGVQEAKTLGMIDEIADTPADLLTKAKNWIAANPKPLKPWDEIDRKTGKIVGKDNFKVPGGNVQSVTGAQAFSVGTAMMMDKTKGNYPAPLEIMACVYEGLQVNIDRALTIEARHFVNVATSKVAKNLIQTMFLGLNEANKGASRPKDVPKTDVKKLGILGAGMMGAGIAYVSAQAGIEVVLKDVSIEAAEKGKDYSRSLLKKGVERGKVDPLKVDGILNLIKPTADAQDLQGCDLIIEAVFEKRELKAQVTTEAEPMLAPDTGVFGSNTSTLPISGLAQAAAKPENFIGIHFFSPVDKMMLVEIIMGKQTSNYALAVAIDYTRKIRKTPIVVNDSRGFYTSRCFGTYSSEGMELLKDGVSPILIENAGKDAGMPVGPLAVTDEVALDLVYKIAAQGVSDGAIGEADTSYQVSRQFVELGRLGKKAKAGFYDYPEGQPKSLWAGLADLYPQTDNQPTLDEVKTRLLYRQAIEAVRCFEEKVVRTKLDADLGSILGWGFPAYTGGALSFADFVGVDTFVQTLDRLADQYGERFRPTELLRERANMQMSMGRVIDARV